The following proteins come from a genomic window of Pirellula staleyi DSM 6068:
- a CDS encoding DUF58 domain-containing protein, with protein sequence MSVTSPGATNQPRYLDWKTLDRVKRLDVRARLVVEGFITGQHRSPYNGFAVEFATHREYTPGDDLRHIDWKVWSKTDRLYIKEYEEETNLKCTLILDCSKSMKYGEGPSKFDYAATATASLAYLMQQQQDAVGLVTFNNRITKNLPASSHPNHLKLMLHELENTTPDETSDVAQVFPQLAQQVRRRGMVILVSDLFLDLATLNEALKQFRLRRHEVVVFHVMHDDELTFPFQDNTLFRGLETDVQLHTEPRALRKGYLEAVGNFLADVKKTCASSGVDYVLMNTKDPLDAVLGSYLTFRQRMRRSAIQRG encoded by the coding sequence ATGTCTGTCACGAGCCCTGGGGCAACGAATCAGCCTCGCTATCTCGACTGGAAAACGCTCGATCGCGTGAAGCGACTCGATGTGCGCGCCCGGCTGGTGGTGGAAGGCTTCATCACCGGTCAGCATCGGAGTCCCTATAACGGTTTCGCCGTGGAATTTGCCACGCACCGCGAATACACCCCCGGCGACGACCTGCGTCATATCGACTGGAAAGTCTGGTCGAAAACCGATCGTCTCTACATCAAAGAGTATGAGGAAGAAACCAACCTCAAATGCACACTCATTCTCGACTGCAGTAAGAGCATGAAGTATGGCGAGGGGCCTTCCAAATTCGACTATGCCGCGACAGCCACTGCGAGTCTGGCGTACTTGATGCAGCAGCAGCAAGATGCGGTCGGTCTGGTGACCTTCAACAACCGCATCACCAAAAATCTCCCTGCTAGTTCGCACCCGAATCATCTCAAACTGATGCTTCACGAACTGGAGAACACCACCCCCGATGAAACGTCGGATGTTGCGCAGGTATTTCCCCAACTCGCGCAGCAAGTCCGTCGTCGCGGCATGGTGATTTTGGTCTCCGACCTTTTTCTCGATCTTGCCACACTCAACGAAGCCTTGAAGCAATTTCGCCTTCGTCGCCACGAAGTTGTCGTGTTTCATGTGATGCACGACGACGAGTTGACCTTCCCGTTTCAAGACAACACCCTCTTCCGAGGACTCGAGACCGATGTGCAGCTGCACACCGAGCCTCGCGCACTTCGCAAGGGTTATCTCGAAGCAGTCGGCAACTTTTTGGCCGACGTGAAGAAGACCTGTGCATCGAGCGGCGTCGACTACGTCCTGATGAACACCAAAGACCCGCTTGATGCCGTACTCGGAAGCTACCTGACATTTAGGCAGCGCATGCGACGGTCGGCAATTCAGCGAGGCTAA
- a CDS encoding MoxR family ATPase: protein MSQETHQAPSADDLQALENLKKAYASVRAELGKVIVGQELVIEQLLVAIFAQGHCLLEGVPGLAKTLMVSTLAKSLKLLFSRIQFTPDLMPSDITGTEVIQENRSTGERAFKFLTGPVFSNIVLADEINRTPPKTQAAMLEAMQERQVTIGGQRHTLPSPFFVLATQNPIEQEGTYPLPEAQQDRFMFKVFVKYPSYDEEYRIAESTTSPSSVTVTEVLSAEDIIRLQQLVRRVPVAPHVIHYALRLVRATRVHEQEAPAFMKDWVSWGAGPRGMQYLLLGGKARAMLEGRFFVTTDDIRAVAHPVLRHRVITNFNAESSGITSDKVIDRLLTDIPQRSAGDEVPPALARAFGS from the coding sequence ATGTCGCAAGAGACTCATCAGGCACCATCGGCTGACGATTTGCAGGCGCTCGAGAACCTGAAGAAGGCGTACGCTTCAGTGCGGGCCGAACTCGGCAAAGTGATCGTCGGTCAGGAACTTGTGATCGAGCAGCTGCTCGTCGCCATTTTTGCCCAAGGGCACTGCTTGCTCGAAGGTGTGCCAGGTCTGGCGAAGACGTTGATGGTCAGCACGCTGGCCAAGTCGCTGAAGCTCCTCTTCAGCCGCATTCAATTCACCCCCGACTTGATGCCGAGCGACATCACCGGCACCGAAGTGATTCAAGAGAATCGCTCGACCGGCGAACGAGCGTTTAAGTTTCTCACCGGTCCGGTCTTCTCGAACATCGTGCTGGCCGACGAAATCAATCGTACGCCGCCCAAGACGCAAGCCGCGATGCTCGAAGCGATGCAAGAGCGACAGGTGACGATCGGTGGTCAGCGACATACGCTCCCCTCGCCGTTCTTTGTGCTCGCGACGCAAAACCCGATTGAACAAGAGGGTACTTATCCTCTCCCTGAAGCCCAGCAAGACCGCTTCATGTTCAAAGTCTTCGTGAAGTACCCCAGCTACGACGAAGAGTATCGCATTGCGGAATCGACCACGTCCCCTAGCAGCGTGACGGTCACAGAAGTGCTGTCGGCTGAAGATATCATTCGTTTGCAACAACTGGTGCGCCGCGTGCCGGTTGCCCCGCATGTGATTCACTACGCACTCCGCTTGGTTCGCGCCACACGCGTGCACGAGCAAGAGGCACCCGCCTTCATGAAGGACTGGGTCAGCTGGGGTGCCGGTCCTCGCGGTATGCAGTATCTGCTGCTGGGAGGGAAGGCTCGGGCGATGCTCGAAGGGCGATTCTTTGTCACCACCGACGATATTCGCGCCGTGGCCCATCCGGTGCTTCGTCACCGCGTGATCACCAACTTCAACGCCGAGTCGAGTGGCATCACCAGCGATAAGGTGATCGATCGCTTGCTCACCGACATTCCACAACGTAGCGCTGGCGACGAAGTTCCCCCCGCTCTGGCTCGCGCATTTGGCAGCTAA
- a CDS encoding VWA domain-containing protein, which translates to MLDPAFANLVKETTSHRRPAVSWLLACGLHGCVALGGAWMFASSDLPMAPPVAVREAGIVIVTAHATPQYFAENHSNRSADTTGQSAGQSPDFAASPEVNPLPISAELPQIARRLPQQTEGPPSVEGTEQEGKPSVSSLASFSRETKSPGGRPLREIPSIDVAAVMADELRRNPPAAKPIGEVASFSMFGATARGRSFVLVIDRSQSMGGEGLGAIAAAMQELQVQLAALTPQQRVQVVAYNDSAALYGDGRLVPVTPAEQEKLVRFVGGIVASGATEHRTGILAALRLAPEVVFLLTDGGDPPLSNHDLRTLVEAAAGRTQIIVLEFGRGKLSEENSQDEKLKKLAQATGGMYRYVDLLDER; encoded by the coding sequence ATGCTCGACCCAGCCTTCGCAAATTTGGTGAAGGAAACGACGTCGCACCGACGTCCAGCGGTGTCGTGGCTGCTCGCCTGCGGATTGCATGGCTGCGTCGCCTTGGGAGGTGCATGGATGTTTGCCAGCAGCGACCTGCCGATGGCCCCTCCGGTGGCTGTTCGCGAGGCGGGAATCGTCATCGTGACGGCGCATGCGACCCCCCAGTACTTTGCCGAAAACCATTCTAACCGCTCGGCGGACACAACTGGTCAATCTGCTGGCCAGTCGCCAGATTTTGCGGCATCGCCCGAGGTTAATCCATTACCAATCTCCGCTGAGTTGCCCCAAATCGCTCGCCGTTTGCCGCAGCAGACCGAAGGCCCACCGTCCGTCGAGGGGACTGAACAAGAGGGGAAGCCAAGCGTGTCGTCGCTCGCCAGTTTTTCGCGCGAGACGAAGTCGCCCGGGGGCCGGCCGCTGCGCGAGATTCCGTCGATCGATGTTGCGGCTGTTATGGCCGACGAGCTGCGCCGCAATCCGCCAGCCGCCAAGCCGATTGGCGAGGTCGCCAGCTTTTCGATGTTTGGAGCAACAGCCCGTGGGCGCTCGTTTGTGCTGGTGATCGATCGCTCGCAAAGCATGGGGGGCGAGGGGCTGGGGGCGATCGCTGCCGCGATGCAAGAGCTTCAAGTGCAACTCGCTGCTCTCACGCCGCAGCAACGTGTGCAAGTGGTGGCGTATAACGATTCCGCAGCGCTCTATGGCGATGGACGACTCGTGCCGGTCACACCAGCCGAGCAAGAGAAGCTGGTTCGCTTTGTCGGTGGCATTGTGGCCAGTGGCGCCACGGAGCATCGGACCGGCATTCTAGCCGCACTAAGGCTCGCGCCCGAAGTCGTGTTTTTGCTGACCGATGGAGGTGACCCGCCGCTGTCGAATCACGATTTGCGAACACTGGTCGAAGCCGCCGCTGGTCGGACGCAGATTATCGTGCTCGAGTTCGGCCGTGGTAAGCTGTCCGAAGAGAATTCGCAGGACGAAAAACTGAAGAAGCTCGCTCAAGCGACTGGCGGCATGTACCGCTATGTCGATCTGCTCGACGAGCGCTGA